In the genome of Raphanus sativus cultivar WK10039 chromosome 4, ASM80110v3, whole genome shotgun sequence, one region contains:
- the LOC108851838 gene encoding LOW QUALITY PROTEIN: protein DJ-1 homolog A (The sequence of the model RefSeq protein was modified relative to this genomic sequence to represent the inferred CDS: inserted 2 bases in 1 codon; deleted 6 bases in 6 codons) — protein sequence MAPSTKTVLIPIAHGTEPLEAVAMITTLRRGGAHVTVASVETQVGVDACHGIKMVADTLLSDITDSIFDLIVLPGGLPGGETLKNCKPLENMVKKQDADGRLNAAISCAPALALGTWGLLQGKKATGYPVFMEKLAATCATAVESRVQIDGRIVTSRGPGTTIEFSITLVEQLYGKEKADEVSSILLVRPKPGEEYTFTELTKQKWLFEDTPQILVPIAEDSEETEAIALADILRRAXANVVIAAIGNSLEVVGSCKVNLVADVLLDEVSEKSFDLIVLPGGNGAQRLASCETLVNMLKKQAEANKPYGGICKSSVYVFESNGLLKGKKATTHPRVSNELSDQSHIEHRVVVDGNVTTSRAPGTAMEFSLAIVEKFYGREKALQLAKATLV from the exons ATGGCTCCATCTACGAAGACG GTTTTGATCCCTATTGCGCACGGTACGGAGCCTCTAGAAGCGGTGGCGATGATCACCACGTTACGGCGAGGTGGCGCTCACGTGACGGTGGCGTCCGTCGAGACTCAGGTTGGCGTCGATGCTTGTCATGGTATCAAGATGGTCGCTGATACTCTCCTCTCTGATATTACCGATTCTATTTTCGACCTTATTGTGCTCCCT GGAGGGCTTCCGGGAGGCGAGACTCTAAAAAACTGTAAACCATTAGAGAATATGGTAAAG AAACAAGACGCAGATGGACGACTTAACGCAGCTATA AGTTGTGCTCCTGCGTTGGCCCTTGGTACTTGG GGTCTACTACAAGGCAAAAAA GCAACGGGTTACCCGGTTTTTATGGAA AAACTTGCTGCTACTTGTGCCACTGCTGTTGAGTCAAGAGTGCAGATAGATGGAAGAATAGTGACCAGTCGTGGACCGGGGACCACCATAGAATTCTCCATCACGCTTGTAGAGCAGTTGTACGGGAAAGAGAAAGCTGATGAAGTCTCTAGTATCTtg CTGGTTCGTCCTAAACCTGGCGAGGAA TATACTTTTACTGAGCTTACAAAACAGAAGTGGTTATTTGAAGATACGCCACAG ATTCTTGTACCCATTGCAGAGGATTCAGAGGAGACTGAAGCTATAGCCCTTGCAGATATCCTGAGGCGGGC AGCAAATGTGGTGATTGCTGCAATTGGTAATAGTTTGGAAGTTGTAGGATCATGCAAAGTTAACCTAGTAGCAGATGTGCTTCTTGATGAGGTTTCAGAGAAGTCATTCGATCTGATTGTGCTGCCT GGCGGTAATGGTGCTCAAAGATTGGCAAGCTGTGAGACACTGGTGAATATGTTAAAGAAACAGGCAGAAGCAAACAAACCATACGGAGGAATCTGTAAAAGC TCTGTATACGTCTTTGAGTCTAATGGTTTACTCAAG GGTAAGAAGGCTACTACTCATCCAAGGGTGAGCAACGAGCTTTCAGACCAGAGTCACATTGAGCACAGAGTCGTGGTTGACGGAAACGTCACAACGAGCAGAGCTCCAGGGACTGCAATGGAGTTTTCACTTGCGATTGTGGAGAAGTTTTACGGCCGAGAGAAAGCGCTTCAGCTTGCAAAGGCAACGCTTGTTTGA
- the LOC108854946 gene encoding uncharacterized protein LOC108854946 produces MATAMFSFSPLAQFHSSSFSLRPTQFYGKTQHQLHHKIFITPNHQSTPSRFSAVSRDDATTPELEEDAVETRRREEEKFAVLNTGIYECRSCGYKYDESAGDPSYPIPPGFQFDKLPEDWRCPTCGAAQSFFESKMVEIAGFAQNQQYGLGGNALTSGQKTALIFGSLLLFFLLFLSGYFIQ; encoded by the coding sequence atGGCGACCGCTATGTTCTCCTTCTCTCCTCTCGCTCAGttccattcttcttctttttccctCAGACCGACACAGTTTTATGGCAAGACACAACATCAGCTTCACCACAAAATCTTCATCACCCCGAATCACCAATCTACACCTTCCCGCTTCTCAGCCGTTTCAAGGGACGACGCCACAACGCCTGAACTCGAAGAAGATGCGGTTGAGACACGAAGAAGAGAGGAGGAGAAATTCGCAGTTCTGAACACTGGAATCTACGAGTGCAGATCGTGCGGGTACAAGTACGACGAGTCCGCGGGTGATCCCTCGTACCCGATCCCTCCTGGGTTCCAGTTTGACAAGTTGCCTGAAGACTGGAGATGTCCAACTTGTGGAGCAGCTCAGAGTTTCTTCGAGAGTAAAATGGTTGAGATTGCTGGTTTTGCTCAGAATCAACAATATGGGCTTGGGGGTAACGCACTTACCTCTGGTCAGAAGACTGCTTTGATCTTCGGGAGTCTCCTCCTCTTTTTCCTGCTTTTCTTGAGTGGCTATTTCATCCAATAG